Genomic DNA from Candidatus Poribacteria bacterium:
CCAGCCGGTACACAATGAGAATCCCCATCGTGAAGAGGATTCTCCGCCGGATGTCCGGGAGCTTCCAGGCGTTCTGGAGCGCTTGAATCACTGCAGTGCCTCGATTGTCCCTCCGGCAGATCGGATCGATTCCTCTGCGGAGCGGGAGAACTTGTGAGCCCGGACCGTGAGCGGTTTGGTCAACGCGCCGGAGCCGAGAATCTTCACCGGCAGCGACAGGTTCCGCACGATCCTGGCAGCCAGCAACTCATCGGGCGTGACGACGGACCCGTTCTCGAAAGCCTCGAGATCGCCGACGTTGACCACGGCGTACCGCCTGCGTCGGATCGGCTTGAATCCTCTCAGCGGCAGGCGACGGTACAGCGGCATCTGTCCGCCTTCGAACCAGGCAGGGATGCTCGCACCGGCACGGGCCCCTTGACCCTTGTGCCCGCGCCCGGACGTTTTCCCGTGACCGGAGCCTTCGCCGCGTCCCACTCGCTTGCGCGACTTCTTGGCGCCCTTAGCCGGCTTGAGGTCGTGCAGTTCCATATTGCGATCACTCCATTGCGCCGAGCGACGGACACATGCCCGCCTCGAACGCCCGTCTCATCCGACCTAGCTGAAGAGCTCCCGAACCTCTTTGCCCCGCAGGCGCGCGATCATGGCGGCATCACGGAGTCGCTTCAAGCCGTCGATTGTCGCGGCGGCGGCGTTCATCTTGCTGCGCGAGCCAAGGCACTTGCCGAGCACGTCGTGGATGCCCGCCGTCTCGAGGATCAGGCGAGCCGCCCCTCCGGCGACAACGCCTGTACCGGGCGTCGCCGGACGGAGCACCACGCGCGCGGTGCCGAACTCCCCGACGATCGCGTGCGGGATGGTTCCCTTGACGATCGGCACTTTGAACATGCGCTTGCGCGCCGCCTCGATGCTCTTACGGATCGCCTCCGGGACGTCGTTTGCCTTGCCGAAGCCGATTCCGACGGTGCCTGCGCGGTCGCCGACCACCATGATGGCGTTGAAGCTCTGCTTCGGACCGCCCTTGCGGACGCGCATCACGCGGTTGACCTCGATGAGCTGCTCGACGAACCCGTCGTCTTCAGCCTGCCCGCCGTCAGAACGTCGATTCCGCCTGTTGTCCTGTCTCAATCCGGTGACTCCTAGAACCGCGAATACGCGCGACGCCCCGATCCGGCGATCACGACTTCTGCTTCTTGCCCTGCGCGGGAGCCGCTTGTTGCTGCTTGCCTTTGCCCTTACCCTTGGGCGCCTCTTCTTCCGGCTTGGCTCCTTTGCGGGCTGCCTTCTTCGCCACGATCTCTTGGCGGTCCGATGCCGGACCCATGTCGAGTCCAGCAGCGCGGGCGGCATCGGCAAGCGCCTGGACGCGGCCGTGGTAGCGATAGCCGCCTCGATCGAACACGGCAGTGCCGATGCCGGCTTCCTGAGCCTTGACGGCGACCAACTTGCCCACCTCGCGCGCAGCGACCGCGTTCCCGCCGGAACCGATCGACTCGCGCAGCTCAGGCGACTGCGACGAAGCCGAGGCAATCGTGATGCCTTGGGTGTCGTCGATCAACTGCGCGTAGATATGCCGAGAACTCCGGAACACGCAGAGCCGGGGCTTCTCCGAAGAGCCGGAGACCTGCCGGCGCACGCGCTGGTGCCGCCGCAGCCGCGCCTCGCGCCTGTCCTGTGCGCTCGATTCCACGATCTACTCCTCGATCCATTCCTCTGCGCCGATCGGCGTCTGTCGTGCCGACGCGACGCGCTATGCCCGCGCCTTCTTCGGCATCAAGCGTACGCGCTCGCCCGCGTACCGGATCCCCTTGGACGGTTCGTAGTGATCGGGCGGCTTGACTCGGCGAATCGCCGCTGCGGTCTCGCCGACCAGCTCCTTGTCGATCCCAGCGACGGTCACCGGCAGGTGCTGCACACCCGAGCTGCCCTCGCGCACCGTCTCCGGAGCTCCCACCGTCACGGTGATGCCGTCCGGAATCGGGAACTGGACTGCGTGCGAGAACCCGACGACGAGCTGGAGCGCCTTGCCCTGAACCTGGGCTCGGTAGCCGGTTCCCACAACCCGCAGATTCTTGGCGAAGCCGTCCGATACCCCAGTCACCATGTTGGCGATGAGGCTGCGAACCAATCCGTGCATCGCTCGGTGGCGCTTCGACTCGCCGACGCGCTCTACCGCAACGTGGTCTCCGTTGTCCACGACCCGGACATAGGGCGGGAGCGTGCGCTCCAGCTTTCCCTTGGGCCCTTCCACCCGCACCCGATCGGCGTCGATTGCGATCTTGACGCCTTTCGGAACGGGTATCGGCATGCGGCCGATCCGCGACATGGTGCGTTCTCCTCAGCCAACCCCAAGAGCAGCGTGCGCTCCGGGGCAACGCGATCACCAGATATAGCAGAGCACCTCGCCGCCGATCCCGCGTTCGCGGCATGTGCGCTCGGTCAGAACGCCCTGAGATGTCGAGATGACGGCGATCCCAAGCCCGTTCCGAACGCGTGGCAGGTTGCGCCGGTCCGCATAGACGCGACGTCCCGGCTTGCTGATGCGTCGGATCCCCTCGATCACCTGCTCGCGCTTCTCACCGTACTTCAGGTCGATCTTCAGCATCTGCTGCGAACCGTCGACCACCGTGGCGCTGCGGACGAATCCCTCTTCGACGAGGATGTGCGCAATCGCCT
This window encodes:
- a CDS encoding 50S ribosomal protein L15, which produces MELHDLKPAKGAKKSRKRVGRGEGSGHGKTSGRGHKGQGARAGASIPAWFEGGQMPLYRRLPLRGFKPIRRRRYAVVNVGDLEAFENGSVVTPDELLAARIVRNLSLPVKILGSGALTKPLTVRAHKFSRSAEESIRSAGGTIEALQ
- a CDS encoding 30S ribosomal protein S5 — encoded protein: MPPALLDSTWVRHRTAKRSWRRRQPAKEPSRKKRRPRVRAKASSNKRLPRRARSRSRDRRIGASRVFAVLGVTGLRQDNRRNRRSDGGQAEDDGFVEQLIEVNRVMRVRKGGPKQSFNAIMVVGDRAGTVGIGFGKANDVPEAIRKSIEAARKRMFKVPIVKGTIPHAIVGEFGTARVVLRPATPGTGVVAGGAARLILETAGIHDVLGKCLGSRSKMNAAAATIDGLKRLRDAAMIARLRGKEVRELFS
- the rpsH gene encoding 30S ribosomal protein S8, with product MSMTDPVADMLTQIRNATMRRKESLTLPSSRIRQAIAHILVEEGFVRSATVVDGSQQMLKIDLKYGEKREQVIEGIRRISKPGRRVYADRRNLPRVRNGLGIAVISTSQGVLTERTCRERGIGGEVLCYIW
- a CDS encoding 50S ribosomal protein L18 is translated as MESSAQDRREARLRRHQRVRRQVSGSSEKPRLCVFRSSRHIYAQLIDDTQGITIASASSQSPELRESIGSGGNAVAAREVGKLVAVKAQEAGIGTAVFDRGGYRYHGRVQALADAARAAGLDMGPASDRQEIVAKKAARKGAKPEEEAPKGKGKGKQQQAAPAQGKKQKS
- a CDS encoding 50S ribosomal protein L6, with product MSRIGRMPIPVPKGVKIAIDADRVRVEGPKGKLERTLPPYVRVVDNGDHVAVERVGESKRHRAMHGLVRSLIANMVTGVSDGFAKNLRVVGTGYRAQVQGKALQLVVGFSHAVQFPIPDGITVTVGAPETVREGSSGVQHLPVTVAGIDKELVGETAAAIRRVKPPDHYEPSKGIRYAGERVRLMPKKARA